The Hypanus sabinus isolate sHypSab1 unplaced genomic scaffold, sHypSab1.hap1 scaffold_488, whole genome shotgun sequence genome includes a region encoding these proteins:
- the LOC132389166 gene encoding muscarinic acetylcholine receptor M2-like, which produces MANLTQTNSSLSNLTYIERGRAYKTVELIFIVIVALSLSLVTIIGNILVMLSIKVNRQLHTINNYFIFSLACADLIIGVFSMNLYTIYIVFGYWPMGPVVCDLWLALDYVVSSASVMNLLIISFDRYFCVTKPLSYPVKRTTKMARMMIAAAWVLSFILWAPAILFWQFIVGGRTVKVGECHIQFFSNPVVTFGTGIAAFYLPVITMTILYVHISRASKSRVKKVKKEPESNKGTIFLWLVRGKRMKSNNNNISSVPDEMQNVKTQNGKAAGEVMTDYCGQGEEKGVSNDSTFLSVVPSIQTEERTIDESSNISSEQRQFSNDSSKLSSIKVVTKSQKSDYCATTIEMVSENSSKNGKDRELAAAHKMTKTPAEKKKGAATRENKVTRTVLAILLAFIITWTPYNVMVLINTLCSVCVPNTLWSIGYWLCYINSTLNPACYALCNATFKKTFKHLLFCQYKNIGAIR; this is translated from the coding sequence ATGGCTAATTTAACGCAGACAAATTCATCGCTCAGCAACCTAACATACATTGAAAGAGGGAGGGCTTACAAAACAGTTGAACTAATCTTCATTGTGATTGTAGCATTATCTTTGAGTCTGGTGACCATTATCGGAAACATTCTGGTTATGCTTTCTATCAAAGTAAACAGACAGTTACATACAATTAACAActattttattttcagcttaGCCTGTGCCGATTTGATTATTGGTGTGTTCTCCATGAACCTTTACACCATTTACATCGTCTTTGGCTACTGGCCCATGGGCCCAGTGGTGTGTGATTTGTGGCTGGCTCTAGATTATGTTGTTAGTTCTGCATCTGTCATGAACCTTCTTATCATCAGCTTTGACCGATATTTCTGTGTGACAAAGCCTCTCAGCTACCCTGTGAAGAGAACCACCAAGATGGCACGGATGATGATTGCAGCTGCTTGGGTGCTGTCATTTATCCTGTGGGCTCCTGCCATTCTCTTCTGGCAGTTCATTGTAGGTGGACGGACAGTTAAAGTAGGTGAGTGTCATATACAGTTCTTCTCAAATCCAGTTGTCACTTTTGGTACTGGAATAGCAGCCTTCTATCTACCAGTTATTACCATGACTATTCTGTATGTGCACATATCCCGTGCTAGCAAGAGTCGGGTCAAGAAGGTTAAGAAAGAGCCAGAGTCAAACAAAGGTACCATTTTTCTCTGGCTAGTGCGAGGCAAAAGAATGAAATCGAATAATAACAACATTTCAAGTGTACCTGATGAGATGCAGAATGTCAAAACACAGAACGGCAAGGCAGCTGGTGAAGTAATGACGGATTATTGTGGCCAAGGAGAGGAAAAGGGGGTCTCAAATGACTCGACTTTCCTCAGTGTCGTCCCTTCCATCCAGACAGAGGAAAGAACGATTGATGAGAGCTCAAACATCTCCAGTGAGCAAAGGCAATTTAGCAATGACAGCTCCAAGCTCTCCAGCATAAAGGTTGTCACGAAATCCCAAAAGAGTGACTACTGTGCTACCACAATTGAAATGGTGTCAGAAAACAGCAGCAAGAATGGTAAAGACAGAGAGCTCGCCGCAGCCCACAAGATGACAAAGACCCCTGCTGAGAAAAAGAAGGGAGCTGCAACCCGGGAGAATAAGGTGACCAGGACCGTCTTGGCTATTCTGCTGGCATTTATCATCACCTGGACCCCATACAATGTCATGGTACTCATTAACACGTTATGTTCAGTCTGCGTCCCTAACACATTATGGTCTATTGGATACTGGCTCTGTTACATCAACAGTACTCTAAACCCAGCCTGCTATGCACTATGCAATGCTACCTTCAAGAAAACCTTCAAACATCTTCTCTTCTGTCAATATAAAAACATTGGTGCAATAAGATAA